One genomic segment of Flavobacteriaceae bacterium includes these proteins:
- a CDS encoding glycoside hydrolase family 32 protein, with amino-acid sequence MKYYAFALSSLFLISCQKNKQSSPKPKDMKIDSSFVKTGEQYRPAFHFTPEKNWMNDPNGMVYYQGEYHLFYQYYPKDNVWGPMHWGHAVSKNLIHWERLPIAIYPDSLGYIFSGSAVIDWDNTSGLGSEENPPMVAIYTYHDPVGEKSGIDTFQSQAIAYSLDKGRSWTKYSKNPVISNPGIRDFRDPKVFWYSEKKKWIMTLAVKDHVNFYSSENLKDWKLESEFGQNNGAHGGVWECPDLFSMYDDEGNLKWVLLVSINPNGPQGGSAIQYFVGDFNGSAFLPDHTEIKWVDYGADNYAGVTFSDIPKEDGRRIFIGWMSNWQYAQVVPTETWRSAMTLPRKLALKNNNGVYHLHSKPVREIDTIFESPVDVESNTYQSDSSSYFIEICGELTKGTITLSNGLGESFTITIDKGQLFTDRTYAGKNSFHPEFAKIHKAPMLHDTISKLRLFVDTSSVEMFINDGELVMTELMFPTGSLHTITTKGINRFRFFELKSIWNQ; translated from the coding sequence ATGAAGTACTATGCTTTTGCACTGTCTTCCCTATTTTTAATATCGTGCCAAAAAAATAAGCAATCTTCCCCCAAACCCAAAGACATGAAAATTGATAGTAGCTTTGTAAAAACAGGAGAGCAATATAGACCTGCCTTTCATTTTACTCCTGAAAAAAACTGGATGAATGACCCCAATGGTATGGTATATTATCAGGGAGAATATCATCTTTTTTATCAATATTATCCTAAGGATAATGTGTGGGGGCCGATGCACTGGGGACATGCGGTATCTAAAAATTTAATACATTGGGAAAGATTGCCGATAGCTATCTACCCTGATTCCTTAGGATATATTTTTAGCGGTAGCGCAGTCATTGATTGGGATAATACCTCCGGGTTGGGGTCTGAGGAGAATCCTCCTATGGTAGCTATATATACATATCATGACCCTGTTGGAGAAAAATCAGGGATAGATACATTTCAAAGCCAGGCAATAGCGTATAGTCTTGATAAGGGAAGATCGTGGACAAAATATTCAAAAAACCCGGTAATATCCAATCCGGGTATCAGAGATTTTAGAGATCCAAAAGTTTTTTGGTATTCCGAAAAAAAGAAATGGATCATGACTTTGGCTGTAAAAGACCATGTCAATTTTTACAGTTCTGAAAATTTAAAAGACTGGAAGTTAGAGAGTGAGTTCGGACAAAATAACGGAGCTCACGGCGGTGTTTGGGAATGTCCTGATCTTTTTTCTATGTATGATGATGAAGGGAATTTGAAATGGGTGCTGCTGGTGAGTATCAATCCCAATGGACCCCAGGGAGGTTCTGCAATACAGTATTTTGTCGGAGATTTTAACGGAAGTGCTTTTTTACCGGATCATACGGAGATAAAATGGGTTGATTACGGAGCGGATAATTATGCGGGAGTTACCTTTAGCGATATTCCTAAGGAAGACGGCCGAAGAATATTTATAGGCTGGATGAGTAATTGGCAATATGCACAGGTTGTGCCTACCGAGACCTGGAGAAGTGCTATGACATTGCCTCGAAAACTCGCGCTGAAAAACAATAATGGAGTTTATCACTTGCATTCAAAACCCGTTCGGGAAATTGATACCATTTTTGAATCACCTGTTGATGTCGAATCAAATACATATCAATCGGATAGCTCTTCCTATTTTATTGAGATCTGCGGAGAACTGACAAAGGGTACCATAACGCTTTCAAATGGCCTGGGAGAATCTTTTACGATAACTATTGATAAAGGACAACTATTTACAGATAGAACTTATGCGGGAAAAAATTCATTTCACCCGGAATTTGCTAAAATTCACAAGGCACCGATGCTCCACGATACCATATCGAAGCTCCGATTGTTTGTAGATACTTCTTCCGTAGAAATGTTTATTAATGACGGGGAGTTAGTGATGACAGAACTGATGTTTCCTACCGGATCTTTACATACAATCACCACAAAAGGAATTAATAGATTTAGATTTTTTGAACTTAAATCGATTTGGAATCAATAG
- a CDS encoding sugar porter family MFS transporter: protein MNQKLINWSLVVALAGFLFGFDTVVISGANQPIKELWNTSPLFHGMFIMSMALWGTVLGALFGGIPCDKIGRKKTLFWIGVLYLISALGSAFAPDPYTFSFFRFMGGIGVGASSVAAPIYISEISSAKNRGKLVALYQFNIVFGIFIAFISNYLLEGLGGTNDWRWMLGVEALPAFLYILMVLKIPNSPRWLALKKQDDVGAIHVLTLIYNKDKAVDKLKEIKEDVSKTIKGEKLFQKKFNKVLWLGFLIAFFNQLSGINFILYYAPEILERSGLAGKESLFSSISIGLINLIFTFVGVYLIDRLGRRQLIKIGSVGYIVSLVAVGWCFYSSASSAVLLTFILLFVASHAIGQGAVIWVFISEIFPNNIRASGQSWGTGTHWVFAAIITLITPLFLDKDEGIFGDNPWPIFTFFAFMMILQLLWSVFKMPETKGVSLEKLEKQLVDEN, encoded by the coding sequence ATGAATCAAAAGTTAATAAATTGGTCTTTAGTTGTTGCCTTGGCAGGGTTTTTATTTGGGTTTGACACTGTTGTGATTTCCGGAGCCAATCAGCCCATAAAAGAGTTGTGGAATACTTCTCCTTTATTTCACGGTATGTTTATAATGTCTATGGCGCTTTGGGGAACAGTCTTGGGAGCGCTTTTCGGAGGTATTCCTTGTGATAAAATCGGGCGCAAAAAAACCTTATTTTGGATAGGAGTCTTGTATTTAATCTCTGCTTTGGGTTCTGCTTTTGCCCCTGATCCTTATACGTTTTCTTTTTTTAGATTTATGGGCGGTATTGGTGTCGGAGCTTCATCTGTTGCTGCGCCTATTTATATTTCTGAAATCTCTTCGGCAAAGAATCGGGGAAAATTAGTTGCACTATATCAATTCAATATTGTATTCGGTATATTTATTGCATTTATTTCCAACTATTTACTGGAAGGTTTGGGCGGAACTAATGATTGGCGCTGGATGTTGGGTGTAGAAGCCCTTCCTGCATTTTTATATATTTTAATGGTGTTGAAAATACCAAACAGTCCAAGATGGCTGGCTTTGAAAAAGCAAGATGATGTAGGAGCTATTCATGTTTTAACTTTGATATATAATAAAGACAAGGCAGTTGACAAATTAAAGGAAATAAAAGAAGATGTATCAAAAACTATAAAAGGAGAAAAACTCTTTCAAAAGAAATTTAATAAAGTATTATGGTTAGGGTTTTTAATTGCTTTTTTTAATCAACTTTCCGGAATTAACTTCATACTGTATTACGCCCCGGAAATACTGGAACGTTCGGGATTGGCAGGAAAAGAATCGCTATTTAGCTCCATATCCATAGGCTTGATAAATCTTATATTTACTTTTGTTGGTGTGTATTTGATAGATCGGCTTGGGCGCCGTCAACTTATAAAAATCGGATCGGTAGGTTATATAGTCAGTTTAGTAGCGGTTGGCTGGTGTTTTTATAGTTCGGCAAGTTCTGCTGTGTTACTCACATTTATTTTATTATTTGTAGCTTCTCATGCTATTGGCCAGGGTGCCGTAATTTGGGTTTTTATTTCGGAAATATTTCCTAACAATATTAGAGCCAGCGGGCAATCATGGGGAACAGGAACTCACTGGGTTTTTGCTGCAATCATAACTCTGATAACACCTTTGTTTTTAGATAAAGATGAAGGGATTTTTGGTGATAACCCGTGGCCAATTTTTACCTTCTTTGCTTTCATGATGATACTTCAACTACTGTGGTCTGTTTTTAAGATGCCCGAAACCAAAGGTGTCTCTTTGGAAAAATTAGAAAAGCAACTGGTTGATGAAAACTAA
- a CDS encoding carbohydrate kinase: protein MKTNLKIACFGEVLWDVFPTYKMIGGAPFNVAARLYSLSNDVCLVSKIGKDADGEEIMAYMQSKGINTEHVQVDEKLKTGDVTVMLDDKGSASYTIAFPRAWDAIGCTDKVKEEIARSDAFVFGSLSARNHISKNTLYELIACANYTVFDVNLRAPHYTKESILALMSKADFIKLNDDELMETMKYMGKIPDTLEQNIMYISQMTSTPHICVTLGKEGAVLLYNEEFYHHKGYEVKVIDTVGAGDSFLASLIHHLLRKAPPGEAIDFACAVGALVAQKKGANPDITMEEVCLLMKS, encoded by the coding sequence ATGAAAACTAATTTGAAAATAGCCTGCTTTGGGGAAGTTCTTTGGGATGTTTTCCCCACTTATAAAATGATAGGAGGAGCTCCTTTTAATGTTGCAGCTCGATTGTATTCACTGAGTAATGACGTGTGTTTAGTGAGTAAAATTGGAAAGGATGCTGACGGAGAAGAAATTATGGCGTATATGCAAAGCAAGGGAATCAATACCGAGCATGTTCAGGTAGATGAAAAACTGAAAACAGGTGATGTAACGGTTATGTTAGATGATAAGGGCTCGGCTTCCTACACCATAGCATTTCCCAGAGCATGGGATGCTATAGGATGTACCGATAAAGTTAAAGAAGAGATTGCAAGATCCGATGCTTTTGTATTTGGCAGCCTTTCTGCCAGAAATCACATATCTAAAAATACCCTGTATGAGTTGATAGCTTGTGCTAACTATACTGTTTTTGATGTAAATCTAAGAGCTCCGCACTATACAAAAGAAAGTATTTTAGCGTTAATGAGTAAGGCTGATTTCATTAAATTGAACGATGACGAATTAATGGAAACGATGAAATATATGGGAAAAATACCTGATACATTAGAACAAAATATAATGTACATATCTCAAATGACGAGCACACCTCATATTTGTGTAACTCTTGGAAAAGAAGGAGCTGTTTTACTTTATAATGAGGAATTTTATCACCATAAAGGTTATGAGGTAAAAGTTATTGATACCGTAGGAGCAGGAGATTCTTTTTTAGCCTCACTGATTCATCACCTGCTCAGAAAAGCACCCCCCGGAGAAGCTATTGATTTTGCTTGTGCAGTAGGTGCCCTGGTTGCTCAAAAAAAAGGAGCAAACCCCGATATTACTATGGAAGAGGTTTGCCTGCTTATGAAATCTTAG
- a CDS encoding IS3 family transposase, with product MNKSSKQRKEQVDKASKLSIVKQCDLLQIHRSSVYYIPKGESSLNLEIMRLIDEEHLLHPWLGVPRITTWLNMDKGYKINKKRIERLYRLMGLSAVGPKPNTSKRGKGALHRIYKYLLSKLKIRHSNQVWAMDITYIPVQGGYLYLCAIIDLYSRYVVGWSLSNTMTSNRCRETLQEAIEKHGKPEILNTDKGSQFTAYEFCHWVTHPDRAIKLSMDGKGRAIDNIFIERLWRSVKYEHVYLFPASDGRECYRGLKEYFEYYNTQRRHQSIGNQHPQTIYQQTLKIAA from the coding sequence ATGAATAAGAGTTCAAAACAGCGTAAAGAACAGGTTGACAAGGCAAGTAAGCTGTCTATTGTAAAGCAATGTGATTTATTACAAATTCATCGTAGTAGTGTGTATTACATTCCAAAGGGAGAGAGTTCATTGAATCTGGAGATCATGAGATTGATAGATGAGGAGCATCTGCTTCACCCATGGCTTGGAGTTCCTCGTATAACTACTTGGCTCAATATGGATAAGGGTTATAAGATCAACAAAAAGCGCATAGAACGCCTTTACAGACTCATGGGGTTGTCTGCCGTTGGCCCCAAGCCTAATACTTCCAAAAGAGGTAAAGGGGCTTTGCATAGAATCTATAAGTACCTGTTGAGTAAGTTAAAGATTAGACATTCCAATCAAGTGTGGGCAATGGATATTACCTACATTCCAGTTCAGGGAGGGTATTTGTATTTATGTGCTATTATAGACCTTTACAGTCGTTATGTAGTGGGTTGGTCATTATCCAACACGATGACAAGTAACCGGTGCAGAGAAACCTTACAAGAGGCTATTGAAAAACATGGAAAACCAGAGATTCTCAATACAGATAAGGGGAGTCAGTTTACTGCCTATGAGTTCTGCCATTGGGTAACTCATCCTGATAGAGCCATCAAGCTCAGTATGGATGGTAAAGGAAGAGCTATTGATAATATTTTCATTGAACGATTATGGCGTAGTGTCAAATACGAACATGTATATTTGTTTCCAGCTAGTGACGGTAGAGAATGTTATAGAGGTTTAAAGGAGTATTTCGAGTATTACAATACACAAAGAAGGCATCAAAGTATCGGTAATCAACATCCTCAAACCATTTATCAACAAACCCTAAAAATAGCAGCATGA